The nucleotide sequence AATCATATCTCTGTATGCGATCATCCACTACGGCCAGCTCGGCTACAGGAAAAAGTGAAGGAGGCGTAGGAAGGATGGGTGTGGTGGTGGGAGTAGTGGATGATGGGGCTGCAAACGGAAAAATGTGTTCATCAAATACAACATCTTGGGAGATGTATATACGGCCAGTGGATCGATCAAGGCACTTGTAGCCTTTGTGCATAGAGCTATAGCCCAAGAATACGCATTGTCGGGATCGAAAATCAAGTTTACGTTTATTATACGGCCGGAGGTTCAGCCAACATGCACATCCAAAAGCATGGAGAAAAGTACAATCCGGTTTCTCGTTAAGAAGACAGGTGAGTGGCGTAGTGTTTTGAAGAACACGAGTTGGCATGCGATTAATTAAATAGCAAGTGGTGATGAAGGCTTCATCCTAGAAATGGACCGGGATAGAGGAGTGAGCGAGGAGTGCAATGCCGGTTTCAACGATATGGCGATGCTTGCGTTCAGCGATGCCATTCTGTTGTGAGGTGTGTGGGCAAGATACGCGATGAGTAATGCCTTCCCGCTGAAAATACCTAGATAGGCGACGTTACTCCCCACCCCAATCGGATTGGACAGTTTTGATTTTAGTATTAAGCatgcgttcaacatgtttttggaaggTATAAAATGCTTGCTCGACGTCAGATTCTCTCTTGAGAAGGTAAATCCATATGAAACGACTAAAGTCATCCAAAAAACTCACATAATATTTGAAACCCCCAATAGAGGTAATAGCAGGGCCCCAAACATCAGAATGAATAATTTCAAGCGGGGCATGAGTAATATGACTTGAATCTCGAAAAGgaagttgatgaactttagcttgTTGGCATGCATCACAAACATTAGACTCGATCGAAGGTGCAAAAGCAAATTTATTTGACCTAAGAACCGACTCAACGACACTTTTGGATGGGTGGCCTAatctttgatgccaaagatccatgGAGAGCTTGACACCCAAGAAGGCGCGACGACCAGATAGAGTAGGCGAGAACTTGTAGCTTGGCACCGGATAAAGACCTCCACGACATCTACCATGAAGAAGAACCTCCCTCGTTGCTCGGTCCTTTAGATAAAACAAGTGAGGATGAAATTCAGCGAAAGCATCATTATCAGAGACTAACTTGTGCACAGATAACAAGTGTTTGTTAACATGAGGAACATGCAAAATATTGCGAAGATAAAGTGGTTTGGACGAGCCGGAAATAGTGGAGTGACCAACATGTGAGATAGACAAACCTGCTCCATTTGCGACATGCACCTTGTCCTTGCCACCATAGCGCCCATGGACAGTGAGGCGGTCGAGATCACTCGTCAGGTGGTCGGTGACCCCAGTATCTGCGTACCAGTCCATGTTCACGGAGTAGGAGCCGGTGTTGGCGACGTTGCCGGAGCGCTCATGGTGCTCTTTAGGCTGGAACGCGTGATTGAAGCGATTGCGGCAGTGGAGCGCGTCGTGGCCAAACTTGCCACACACAGGTTGGAGCACCCATTGCCGCGACGACGCCCCCCGCGACCACGAGCCTGTCCGCGTTGACCGCCACGTGCACTGTTACCGCGTGCTGCAGCGTTGGCGGAGGGATAGATCTCTCCGGTCGAGTTCTGCAGCTCAAGACGGGGTTCAGCGCTGAGTAGAAATGCATAAAAGCTGCTGAGGCTCACCGGGTCATCACGTGCTGTGATAGACGCAACGAGAGGCTCGAACTCGGAGCCCAGCCCAGCGAGCATGTACCCAAGCACCTCGTCCTCAGATAGGGGCTTGCCAATGGACGCCATCGCATCAGCGAACCCCTTCATCTTGCGATAGTACTCGGACACAGAGAGGTCCTTCTTCTTCGGATTAGAGAGCTGGTACCTCAGTTGCATGATGCACGCTTGATTTTGTGATGCAAACATGTCATGGAGAGCAGTCCAAACAGCAGCGGAGGTCATCTGCTACGTCATCTGACCGAGGATATCCCCAGTCATGGATCCTAGGAGAGCGATCATCACGAGCTGATCTTGCTGGTACCAGCGAAGGAACTCCGGGTTGGCCACCTCAACGGCTGCATCACCAGTTCCTTCTGTGATGGTGTGCGGTGGTGCTTCCACGGTGCCGGCAACATAGCTGTACAGACCGTTCGTAGCGAGGGCAGGAACAGCCTAGGTCTTCCACAACAAGAAGTTATCCTGTGTGAGACGGATCATGATGAGGTTGTCGAGAGACGTGACAGAGATTGGGGCTGAAGAGCTGGAGCCAGTGGCGACGCTGCCGGCGTTGAGGAAGGAGAGGGCTCCGGAGGTGCCATAGGAGGGAGCAGAATTGGTGCCAGCCATGGCTGCGGTGGGGATAGGATCTTTTTGCTCTGATACCAAGTCAAAAAGATTGCATTGCCGTGATAACGTACACTAGCATTGATCTGTTTATATACATGAGCGTACAGGTTCAGTTACAGCTCAAAGCATGATGGATAATTAAGAGCAAGGTCCCTTGACCTTCTATATTCTAGCACTAAGCTATAATGCTAGGCAGCACTAACTGAAGTTTAACAGCAAGGCTTGCGGAAGGCAACTGCCCTGAGGCCAATGTTGAGATCAATGACCACCactacaacaaaggatactacctagcggatggtatctatcctcagtggactatCCTTGTCAAGACAATCTCCAACCCGATAGAAAAGAAGAGGCAGAGATTTACCCAAgcacaagagagtgctagaaaggacgTGGAGCGTGCTTTCGGTGTTCTTCAATCTCAATGGGGCATCGTTTGGTATCCTGCTAGAACTTGGAGCACCaagaagttgtgggaggtgatgactacttgtgtgatcatgcacaacatgaacATAGTGGATGAGTGTGAGGATGAGATCTTCGATCCGGGGTTTCAATTTCAGGGAGAAAATGTTGTGCCTGAGAATGGAGGAGCAACAACATTTGCACAGTTCACCGAATTTCATCATCTAATGTGTGATTGAAAAACTCACATTCAACTACAAGATGATTTGTTTGAGCATATGTACTCACCTTGGGAACCAATAGATGTATCGGCTATTTATTCTTTCAAATGTATTTGTGACAATTTAAATTTTATTTGGTTTGTGAACTATGAGATTTTATTTGGTTGTGAAAATATGACATTTGCACGCGAAAAAGAGCATGTATTTGTGACAATTTAAATTTGATTTGCTTTGTAAACTATGTGAttttatttggttgtgaaactatgaTATTTGTATTTGGTTGAATTATGTGAACTTTGGGCaatgtttttggtatgtacacaaaaaaagagcaaaaataTAGCCGCACACCAGCCGCGCGGACAAAGTTGCATCGGCGTGTTGGACGCACTATCAATTCAAACGCGAAAGGGGGCGGATAAAAAGAGACAAAATTCATGCCTGTTTGGGTCAGCACGTTGAGGTTGCCCTTAGATCTATGCATAAATAATTCGAAATGCATGTTCTAAGTTAGTTGTCAGGTGGAGGTCACTAAACACAAAATAAAAGGAAGAACGAAATTCTGTCATTTGAACTGACGAGAGACTGGACTAAGATTTAGTAACCTACCGAATAAATTAACCTCCccccgcaaaaaaagaataaaTTAGCCTTCGGATTTTATGGTCAAATGAATTGACGTGGAGCAGGTTAAGGGTTTTCAAATCAATGTTCCTATTAAGTGATCAACATTTCATTATGCATTTCAAACCCCGAAGGATAACCATCTAACAGTCAGTGCAAAAACCTTTGATCTGAAAGACATAATGATCACATAACATGATCACATTATGTATTTTCGATATGAATTctgtgatataatttttgctcccgccgcaatcggtctcgtTGGTCACTACATTATGAAACAGAGGTAGTATAAAGTCACAAGGGAATCTTTCCGGTCATCATTGCTGAACTGCCTGAATAGACTGGATGCCAGCAAATGTCTACCAGTCTTGAGCAAAACCACCGACCAGAATACCATCTCAATTAGTGCACGACAAGAGACTGCTACCTAAGCCTCTGCATGAACAACAGTGAAGGGTCTTCTTCCATGTGAGGGAGGCATCCAAGAAAAGTCTACAAGAATACTGTTTGAGGCTATCTTAATGCTTGACAACCATGTTCAATCCATCCAACTGCAACCACTTTGGTTGCTTGCCACCAGTATCCATCACAACCCTGCCACACAACATTAAGACATGCTGGTGCTATACAGCAAATTTCAGAACCTTGGTGATGCAAACAGTAACTTAGACTCTTGGAAATTTTATGTGCTGCCTGGAATATTATACTGTACTTGACAACAAAAACAGGACAGGCCCCCAGGAACATCTTGCACCTTGTATGATTTTAAACATATGAACAGAAAAATTCGTTACCTAAAACTTGAGACAATTTGCTTCTCAAGATATATTGACATTATAATGTTACCGACTAACATGTAGGTCACAAAAGCTCATAGTAAATTGGGAAGGACGGCATTGTTCTTGCTGTATAGAAAACAAATTTCAACTATATATTGAACTGTTAAAGAAAAAATAAACATTGCCCGATGCTATTACCTCTCAATCATGTAGGTCATTTCTGGAACTTTGTAATCTACTTCACCGGTGTAAGTGAAACAAATTTGAAAGAATATACTAGCTTACAATTTCTATAGCCCCTGTACAAATATGTCATCTGAAAGGTTCTACAGGTGCTGTTTCCTCAAGAAGTGCAGCAGCTTGGAAACATTCAGCAGCCTCAGCTGCTGACCTGCCACCTTCCTCTTTGTAGAGTAGACCAAGATTAAACCATGCCATATGATTTGTTCTATCAAGCTGCAGTGCATCAGTCAGGAAGCACCGTACAGAAGGCAATGGCCTGTCCCCAAGTTGTCGTAGAATAGTAGCAGACGATATCAAACTTGGAACATGTTTACTATCAAAGTCTAATGCTCGAAAATAAGCCCCCAAAGCTTCTTTTGGAAGATCTTTCGCTTCACATAGTTTTCCTGGAAATAAAATTGCAGTAAGTAATACGAAGGAAGTATCTTTCTTATAGTGCAAAAACCTGAAGAATTTTTTGCAAATACTTGCTAAAGAAACTGAAAGAAATGCATTCTAACTTACAATGACCCCATCTATACATGGTTAGATTGAAAAATGAAAATTGTGCCTAGAGAATGACATATACGTATATTTTCAAAGGTGAAACAAACAAACTCAAAATTTATCGACATTTTGTAATAATAAATGGGTAAACCCCAACTGGAGCTTTGATCATCAATTAAGTAGACATGTTAATGTTTTCTTACTTTCAACTCCTAAAATATTTTTACAGAAGATAATATTTCGACAGTATAGTTGCATAAAAAAGGACAAAATTAACCTGTAGCATGCCAAGCCAAGGCAGAATAACAATTAGTTGCTCTTATCTTTGATACACAAACTTCTGCATCCCTCCACTGTGACATGCCTAGGTACAAGAGAGCTAGATCATACCAGGTCTCTGTTTCCAGGCTTTTATCATCTTCGCCACCCTGTAGAAATCATGTAAAAATGTCAGACATAGTGACCTTCTAAATGCTACTCTGTTATGGACATAAGCCGCATAACCACAAATATAAAAGGATGAAGAGGTCACTTTGGTGGACCTTACTAAACTCTTGACCCAACAACTAGTCCTATGCCTGTATGCAGCAGTCAACATAAAAAAAAACTTGGAACTGAAGGCATATTACTGGCAGCAATCACCCTATGGGTCTAGTTGGTTAGCCTGTCGCTCATGTTGGTTCAAACCTTTCCTGTTCTCACAAAGAAGAACGAAACAACTATCACATCAGCAGAACTATGCCCTGAGCCGAATCTTGAAATCATAATTAATGTATATGAAATGTTCATGTCTTATTGTCTTCAGATCATTACACAATGCACCCTACTACTGGCAGACAAGGCTACCAAAACTTTTTGTGTAATTGTTCTAATAGCAACATGGAAACTTTAATTTGTGTAATATATCTAAATATGAACAAGAAATTGTGATTCCTCAATTAGATTTGGAAACAGGAGAGCACCTTTGCCAGTGAGATCCCAGCTCCAAAACTTTTTGTTCTAAGTTGAATTAAAGCAAGAAGTTGGGTATATGTCCCAACCGCATCCCTCAATTGCCCCTGTGCAGCCTGGATTCTGGCTTTGGTTCGCAACAaatctccttgattccatttcccaGTCTGATCAAGAGCAGCATCAACAACGGTTTCAGCGTCAGCAAACAGTTTTTGTGCACTCAGTATTCGAGCTAAAAGAAGCCAACTCCTTAACTCAGATCCAGCCTCTAACTTCACCAGTTTTTTTGCATAAAATACTGCTGCATCTAACTTCCTTTGCTCAGCATTTTCAAGGCTCAGATTGTACATTATCCTACAATCTTGCCCATGCATATTTTTTTCGGCACTGCCAAGTACTTCGAGTGCTTCACACTGCCAAGAAGCTCGCTCGGTATCAGATATAGCATATCTAGCTTGATTAGAAAGGGAAACACCAAGCAAAAGATCTGCAACACCCGCCAATTGTTTGCATCCTCCTTGTATATTAGTTATAGCCCTCCGTGCATAGGCAGCGCCTTCAGCATGAGCACCCTTCTCAACGCAAACTTTTGAAGCTAGGAGAAGTTCTTTGAGGTTGTCAGAATCCTGTCCAAACTTCAGTATCCTTTTGAGTAGATTCAGGGCAGTAGAATCATCTTTTTCTGCTAGGTAACACAATGCAACATTGTATGACCATTCTCTTTTGTCTAGCAGACCAGGTAACAGTTCTTCAAATTGTACAGCCAGTGGTTTTAGCTGCCCTGACATGGACAGCGCAAAAGTAAGGTGATGCATCACAGTGGGATCCCGCTCAACCCTCCTCAGATTAAACTTTCTCAATAGAATCATTAAAAGGAGTGTAGCCTCTTCCATATTGTTGCGTGGTACAAATGAACCATCCAACTGAGAATGGAGATTTGGAGGGCGGGCTTCACAGCCACTGTACAGAAGAAAAACAGCAAATTCCTTTTGTATTTTAGCTATGGTCTCTCCATCAAGATTCCAGTTATTGAGAAGAGACCTCCTATATTCAGAAATGGCTTCAAGCGAAAACCCTGCTAATTTCCATAACTCAGGGAGAAACTCTACGGCCTTGCATATTATTTCGTTCAATTTACAACCTTTTCCAAAGCCTGCTGGTAAGCCTTCAGGTACTGCTGCTTCCACGATATCCAATATCATTCTGCACTCTTGTGCAGCATCTGCAATATCAAATTGAATTGAAGTTATGCTTACAGTAAACACACGCATGACAGCGGAAATGCTAAATAAGAATCTTTTTTAACACCAAAGAACTAAAATGCCAAGCAATTGTGCACACATGTGTGAGTGTGCATGCCTAATCATGTGTGTGACAGAGAGATGGGGTACCTTTGAACTTTCCGAGATCATGAAATGCTCTTGCTTTGAGATATATGGCCTCCATAAGTAGGCTCACAGCATGCAAGGGCATTGGTGGAGCATCCCATTGTGAACGAGTCTTCCGGCGATGTGCTTTTCTAGCAATTGAGATTTTCATCTTAGGAACTAACGAAGATATGTCTATCCCATCAAACACACGAAGTGCTGCTTCTACATGTCCTCGTTGGTACTCTAGCCTTCCTAGCAATGCCCTTGCTTCCTGTAAAATGCAAatgccaaaataaaatatacatttATGATCATGTATTGAATGTGGGAGTTAGTCAAGAATGCAATCAGTAAA is from Triticum aestivum cultivar Chinese Spring chromosome 1B, IWGSC CS RefSeq v2.1, whole genome shotgun sequence and encodes:
- the LOC123120984 gene encoding protein NPGR2, which gives rise to MEGREGRGRLRNFVRRMAMECLCSGEQLKGADDTIRSSDSTFTKDFSASGYSSRNGEVEQYLDNGNIEEAELSLREGVCLNYEEARALLGRLEYQRGHVEAALRVFDGIDISSLVPKMKISIARKAHRRKTRSQWDAPPMPLHAVSLLMEAIYLKARAFHDLGKFKDAAQECRMILDIVEAAVPEGLPAGFGKGCKLNEIICKAVEFLPELWKLAGFSLEAISEYRRSLLNNWNLDGETIAKIQKEFAVFLLYSGCEARPPNLHSQLDGSFVPRNNMEEATLLLMILLRKFNLRRVERDPTVMHHLTFALSMSGQLKPLAVQFEELLPGLLDKREWSYNVALCYLAEKDDSTALNLLKRILKFGQDSDNLKELLLASKVCVEKGAHAEGAAYARRAITNIQGGCKQLAGVADLLLGVSLSNQARYAISDTERASWQCEALEVLGSAEKNMHGQDCRIMYNLSLENAEQRKLDAAVFYAKKLVKLEAGSELRSWLLLARILSAQKLFADAETVVDAALDQTGKWNQGDLLRTKARIQAAQGQLRDAVGTYTQLLALIQLRTKSFGAGISLAKGGEDDKSLETETWYDLALLYLGMSQWRDAEVCVSKIRATNCYSALAWHATGKLCEAKDLPKEALGAYFRALDFDSKHVPSLISSATILRQLGDRPLPSVRCFLTDALQLDRTNHMAWFNLGLLYKEEGGRSAAEAAECFQAAALLEETAPVEPFR